The Enteractinococcus fodinae genome has a segment encoding these proteins:
- a CDS encoding sugar nucleotide-binding protein, with the protein MTQKLQHAPQRVLLVGCGQVGTELGQRLIAEGAQVYGLRRDARQLPVEFEPLSVDLLQPVTQALPTVDAMVITLTPSIKDTTGANGYLAALHQLAQALPQVPPRVLFVSSTRVFEGVTTEQAITESDPVAPVSERGETLVAGEALATQLFNAHIVRPAGIYGPGREMLLRKVLDQKPVQYARRTNRIHQTDLVRALHTLLMLDTAPNVLHAIDRTPGVLLGDVVKYLADRLHVAPPPPVEPVESGGRILSGDRLAELVGTLTYPTYRHGYDQIIAARETTL; encoded by the coding sequence ATGACGCAAAAGCTCCAGCACGCACCCCAGCGTGTCCTTTTGGTTGGATGTGGGCAGGTCGGCACCGAACTCGGACAACGGCTCATCGCCGAGGGGGCGCAAGTTTACGGCCTGCGCCGAGACGCGCGTCAGTTACCGGTCGAATTTGAGCCCTTGTCCGTGGACCTGCTACAACCGGTGACCCAGGCGTTACCTACCGTTGATGCGATGGTGATAACCCTGACGCCGTCGATCAAAGACACCACCGGGGCAAACGGTTATCTGGCAGCGTTGCACCAATTGGCGCAGGCCCTGCCGCAGGTCCCACCTCGTGTGCTCTTTGTATCCTCCACTCGAGTCTTCGAAGGCGTAACCACCGAGCAGGCCATTACTGAGTCTGATCCGGTAGCCCCCGTGTCCGAACGCGGTGAAACCCTGGTTGCCGGCGAGGCTCTCGCAACCCAGCTGTTCAACGCGCATATCGTGCGCCCCGCAGGGATCTACGGGCCAGGACGCGAAATGTTACTTCGAAAAGTACTGGATCAAAAACCGGTTCAATATGCCCGTCGCACCAATAGGATCCACCAGACCGATCTCGTGCGAGCTCTGCATACACTCCTGATGCTCGACACTGCGCCCAACGTGCTGCATGCAATCGACCGCACCCCGGGTGTACTGCTAGGTGACGTGGTCAAATACCTTGCCGATCGCCTGCATGTGGCCCCGCCCCCGCCGGTCGAACCCGTCGAATCCGGTGGACGAATACTGAGCGGCGATCGATTAGCGGAGCTTGTGGGAACGTTGACCTACCCGACGTATCGGCACGGTTACGATCAGATCATTGCGGCTCGCGAAACGACACTGTAA